The following proteins are encoded in a genomic region of Alistipes shahii WAL 8301:
- a CDS encoding two-component regulator propeller domain-containing protein, translating to MTRHKAYTKIPFAALFFAATLISPALHALNIPDYRFHTMPETSYYGGIHSIAKDSVGRMWFSGYDALFMYNGTSFVRMTDLVTNLLPNSYWSYGQVITDNRKGLYVGTNQGLLRFNYRKLEFEFVLEGNIGSVTANNDGTVWLIRNNGIESFSPERLPAVTRYPMPPEMSAPGRTLTLVCTKEYVYAASGGDLYRLNRETGQYVLFASVGGGSCVIRDVVECNGSVYVLTLMDGLYECDGNGRIGRYFRLPLEYEKSAGAKELHLDSQGIIWVATQSGLLLLEPLTASTQLLRSDLHYPYSLPNNSVWSIFPDPDGGIWVGTYGGKLAYMTFADNGVDYFKATPGGLNHPIVSCFEEDSEGNLWIGTEGGGINRWDRRDGRFVYYTQESRCGLTSNMIKKLWHDGNDRLLVSAFNGGMRVFDERQGRFSDLYMNHPASGQPLSVYDFAKEGDRGIWLTDPDAELMYKDASTGRVETVRLTDAQGNAVRIHIETLFHDERGDLWLVGHDGAYVVDPATRRILKRHYIAEAPYSVNNLCSYCVTSDSDIWFGTRGGGVNLLRRNGSYVNFRDRNGEGLEGKTVFGILEDTPSKDVWFSTNDGLYYYDHTDGVIRKSQIDIPNRCGAYYVRACYKTSKGEMLFGGTDGFILFTPGKIKYNDQKPKVYFTDLLINSRPAVPGAKNSPLEKAISTLSYRGGEGDVIELSHRQSNFEIRFSANSYLNAEKNQYAYRLLGHSERWSLLPQGQKVVQFFNLPAGNYVFEVKAANNDGLWGDEVSALGFRVHPSPFLSRWAYLVYAALLSAVAYFIWRYFTNKKIFEQRLELERIKEQNMKQLTQARINFFTNISHDLKTPLTLVVDPLKQLKEHLPANAPGNAYVHLIEKNVGRIQRMISQLLQFREIESQKITLNRQPGDLIRFIDSIFSLFEFYANKKGIETGFNSQYESFYTKFDHDVIEKIFTNLFSNAIKYASENGYVGVRIYPARQEQRPESAPPAAGTEYIAFTVTNTGAEIPDDKKEAIFESFNHLSDRRPQFESSSGLGLAIVKELVGNLNGTITLRSGNSKVAFTVVLPFTLNAEKTDSAAESYEYTVSEIDNLLTESDVMAPNDRHDRKACNIVVIEDDPNLRSYLEQRLSKHYNVYTAANGSEGIAKAERICPQIVITDLMMPEADGFEVCRSLRSNIKTSHIPVIMLSALGKNTENKIKALECGANVFIDKPFDMDFLLKQVANLIRTQQELKERYSKKYIAEPSKITISSMDEELLKKAMNYIERNMDNSDYNVDSFVSDMSIGRTLLYQKINDITGMSIKEFIMDVRLKRSAQLLRESDLTISEISVLTGFANPKYFSICFKRHFELTPSEFKKKS from the coding sequence ATGACCCGACATAAGGCATATACGAAAATTCCGTTTGCGGCGCTGTTTTTCGCCGCAACGCTGATTTCTCCGGCGCTCCATGCCCTGAACATCCCGGACTACCGCTTCCACACCATGCCCGAGACCTCCTATTACGGAGGCATCCACAGCATCGCCAAGGACAGCGTCGGGCGTATGTGGTTCAGCGGCTACGACGCCCTGTTCATGTACAACGGCACGTCGTTCGTACGGATGACCGACCTGGTCACGAACCTCTTGCCGAATTCCTACTGGTCCTACGGACAGGTGATCACGGACAACCGGAAAGGCCTGTACGTAGGGACTAACCAAGGGCTGCTGCGCTTCAACTACCGGAAGCTGGAGTTCGAATTCGTTCTGGAGGGCAATATCGGCTCGGTCACGGCGAACAACGACGGGACGGTATGGCTGATCCGCAACAACGGCATCGAATCGTTCAGCCCCGAACGGCTGCCCGCCGTGACCCGCTATCCGATGCCTCCGGAGATGTCCGCACCCGGGCGGACGCTGACGCTGGTGTGCACGAAGGAGTACGTTTACGCCGCGTCGGGCGGCGATCTCTACCGCCTGAACCGGGAGACCGGGCAATACGTCCTCTTCGCATCCGTCGGCGGCGGCAGCTGCGTGATCCGCGACGTGGTGGAGTGCAACGGGTCGGTATATGTCCTCACGCTCATGGACGGGCTCTACGAATGCGACGGCAACGGCAGGATCGGACGGTATTTCCGACTGCCGCTCGAATACGAGAAATCCGCCGGCGCCAAGGAGCTTCACCTCGATTCGCAGGGCATCATCTGGGTAGCGACGCAATCGGGACTGCTGCTGCTGGAGCCGCTTACCGCCAGCACGCAGCTGCTGCGTTCCGACCTCCACTATCCCTACTCCCTGCCCAACAATTCGGTATGGTCGATCTTCCCCGATCCCGACGGCGGGATATGGGTCGGCACATACGGCGGCAAACTGGCCTACATGACCTTCGCGGACAACGGCGTGGACTATTTCAAAGCCACGCCGGGCGGGCTGAACCATCCCATCGTCAGCTGTTTCGAAGAGGATTCGGAGGGCAATCTCTGGATCGGAACGGAGGGGGGGGGAATTAACCGCTGGGACCGCCGCGACGGCCGGTTCGTCTATTACACGCAGGAGAGCCGCTGCGGCCTGACGTCGAACATGATCAAAAAGCTGTGGCACGACGGAAACGACAGGCTGCTGGTCTCGGCGTTCAACGGCGGAATGCGGGTCTTCGACGAACGGCAGGGACGTTTCTCCGACCTGTACATGAACCATCCGGCCTCGGGACAGCCTTTGAGCGTCTATGACTTCGCCAAGGAGGGCGACCGGGGCATCTGGCTGACCGACCCGGACGCCGAGCTGATGTACAAGGATGCGAGTACGGGACGCGTGGAGACGGTCCGGCTGACAGACGCACAGGGAAACGCCGTCCGCATCCATATCGAAACGCTGTTCCACGACGAGCGGGGCGACCTGTGGCTCGTCGGGCACGACGGCGCATACGTCGTCGATCCCGCCACACGGCGGATTCTGAAGCGCCATTACATCGCAGAGGCCCCCTATTCGGTCAACAACCTCTGCTCCTACTGCGTCACCTCCGACTCCGACATCTGGTTCGGAACCCGTGGCGGCGGGGTCAACCTGCTGCGCCGCAACGGCAGTTACGTCAATTTCAGGGACCGGAACGGCGAAGGGCTGGAGGGCAAAACAGTCTTCGGCATCCTCGAAGACACCCCCTCGAAAGATGTCTGGTTCAGCACCAACGACGGGCTTTACTATTACGACCATACCGACGGGGTGATCCGCAAATCGCAGATCGACATCCCGAACCGCTGCGGGGCCTACTACGTGCGGGCTTGCTACAAGACCTCGAAAGGCGAAATGCTGTTCGGAGGGACGGACGGCTTCATCCTCTTCACCCCGGGAAAGATCAAATACAACGACCAGAAGCCAAAAGTCTATTTTACGGACCTGCTTATCAACAGCCGGCCGGCCGTGCCCGGCGCCAAGAACTCGCCTCTGGAGAAAGCCATTTCCACGCTCTCCTACCGCGGAGGCGAGGGCGACGTGATCGAACTGTCGCACCGGCAGTCGAATTTCGAAATCCGCTTCTCGGCGAACAGCTACCTGAACGCCGAGAAGAACCAGTATGCCTACCGCCTGCTGGGACACTCCGAAAGATGGTCCCTGCTGCCGCAGGGACAGAAGGTGGTGCAGTTCTTCAACCTGCCCGCCGGAAACTATGTCTTCGAGGTCAAGGCGGCCAACAACGACGGCCTGTGGGGCGACGAGGTTTCGGCGCTCGGCTTCAGGGTGCACCCCTCGCCCTTCCTCTCCCGCTGGGCCTACCTCGTTTATGCGGCGCTGCTCTCGGCGGTGGCCTACTTCATCTGGCGGTATTTCACCAACAAGAAGATTTTCGAACAGCGGCTCGAACTGGAGCGGATCAAGGAACAGAACATGAAGCAGCTGACCCAGGCCCGGATCAACTTCTTCACGAACATCTCCCACGACCTCAAAACTCCGCTCACGCTGGTCGTCGACCCGCTGAAACAGCTCAAGGAACACCTGCCCGCCAATGCGCCTGGCAATGCCTACGTGCACCTGATCGAGAAGAACGTGGGGCGCATCCAGCGCATGATCAGCCAACTGCTTCAGTTCCGCGAAATCGAGAGCCAGAAGATCACCCTGAACCGCCAGCCGGGCGATCTGATCCGCTTCATCGACAGCATCTTCTCGCTGTTCGAGTTCTACGCCAACAAGAAGGGGATCGAAACCGGCTTCAACTCCCAGTATGAAAGTTTCTACACCAAGTTCGACCACGACGTGATCGAAAAAATCTTCACGAACCTCTTCTCCAACGCGATCAAGTACGCCTCGGAAAACGGCTATGTCGGCGTGAGAATCTACCCGGCGCGGCAGGAGCAGCGCCCGGAGTCCGCTCCGCCGGCCGCCGGCACCGAATACATCGCCTTCACGGTCACCAACACCGGGGCGGAAATCCCCGACGACAAGAAGGAGGCCATCTTCGAATCGTTCAACCACCTCTCCGACCGCCGTCCCCAATTCGAGAGCAGCAGCGGCCTGGGACTGGCCATCGTCAAGGAGCTGGTCGGCAACCTCAACGGAACCATCACCCTCCGTTCGGGCAACTCGAAAGTCGCGTTCACGGTGGTCCTGCCCTTCACGCTCAACGCCGAAAAGACCGACAGCGCCGCCGAATCGTACGAATACACGGTCTCCGAAATCGACAACCTGCTGACCGAATCCGACGTCATGGCTCCCAACGACCGGCACGACCGCAAGGCGTGCAACATCGTGGTCATCGAGGACGACCCCAACCTGCGGAGCTACCTCGAACAACGGCTGTCGAAACACTACAACGTATACACCGCGGCAAACGGCAGCGAAGGCATCGCCAAAGCGGAGAGAATCTGCCCCCAGATCGTTATCACCGACCTGATGATGCCCGAAGCCGACGGCTTCGAGGTATGCCGCTCGCTGCGTTCGAACATCAAGACCAGCCATATCCCGGTGATCATGCTTTCGGCTCTGGGCAAAAACACCGAAAACAAGATCAAGGCACTGGAATGCGGAGCCAACGTGTTCATCGACAAGCCCTTCGATATGGATTTCCTGCTCAAACAGGTTGCCAACCTCATCCGCACCCAGCAGGAACTCAAGGAGCGTTACAGCAAGAAGTACATCGCCGAACCGTCGAAGATCACCATTTCGTCGATGGACGAGGAACTGCTGAAAAAGGCGATGAACTACATCGAACGGAACATGGACAACAGCGACTACAACGTGGACTCGTTCGTGTCGGACATGTCGATCGGACGCACGCTCCTCTACCAGAAGATCAACGACATCACGGGCATGTCGATCAAGGAGTTCATCATGGACGTCCGGCTGAAACGGTCGGCCCAGCTGCTCCGGGAGTCGGACCTGACCATCTCCGAGATCTCGGTCCTGACGGGATTCGCCAATCCCAAATATTTCAGCATCTGTTTCAAACGGCATTTCGAACTGACCCCATCCGAATTTAAGAAGAAATCCTGA
- a CDS encoding M13 family metallopeptidase produces the protein MKKIILFATTMACMTACQNTPKTPALDMANFDLSVAPNADFYEYATGGWQKNNPLKPEYARYGSFDILRDNNEKRINELFSGMTQQKAEPGSVEQKISDLYKMGLDSVRLNAEGAAPIKAAVDEILAIGDRSQLTAAVARLHSSIANPFFGVGVQSDLMNSDINALYASQPDLIMGDRDYYLDPENESIRTAYKEYLGKIFRLSGVPEADIDKAVAGVLSIETKLAEKNWSSVELRNIPAMYNPTKKADFEKAYDAIDWAEYYKTMGIGDFEQIIVTTPSALANANELMKTAPLEDIRYYLAAQYIGAAASYLSDDFINASFDFFGRVMSGKQEQKPRWKRAMSVPNGTLSEAVGEMYVAKYFPEKDKVRMLDMVKNLQTALGQHIAALDWMSDATKAKAQEKLAAFTVKIGYPDKWKDYTTLKIDPAKSYWENIVEANAWYTSDNISKLGKPVDKDEWHMSPQTVNAYYNPTTNEICFPAAILQPPFYNPDADDAVNYGAIGVVIGHEMTHGFDDQGRNFDKDGNMNNWWTDEDAAAFKAKTDILVKQFDAIEVLPAKEGQPAIFANGALSLGENIADQGGLRVARTAYRNSLAGREAPAPIDGFTPEQRFYLGYATLWAQNIRDEEIARLTKLDVHSLGKWRVNATLRNLQDFYDAFSIADGPMFLPEQDRVIIW, from the coding sequence ATGAAAAAAATCATTCTTTTCGCAACAACAATGGCTTGCATGACAGCCTGTCAGAATACCCCCAAGACCCCGGCCCTCGACATGGCGAACTTCGATCTGTCGGTAGCCCCCAACGCCGATTTCTACGAGTACGCCACGGGCGGCTGGCAGAAGAACAACCCCCTGAAGCCCGAATATGCGCGCTACGGCTCGTTCGACATCCTGCGCGACAACAACGAGAAGCGCATCAACGAACTGTTCTCCGGCATGACGCAGCAGAAAGCCGAGCCGGGAAGCGTCGAGCAGAAGATTTCGGACCTCTACAAGATGGGGCTCGACTCGGTGCGCCTGAACGCCGAGGGCGCCGCTCCGATCAAGGCCGCCGTCGACGAAATTCTCGCCATCGGCGACCGCTCGCAGCTGACCGCCGCAGTGGCCAGGCTCCACTCCTCGATCGCCAATCCGTTCTTCGGTGTGGGCGTGCAGTCCGACCTGATGAACAGCGACATCAACGCGCTCTACGCCTCGCAGCCCGACCTGATCATGGGCGACCGCGACTACTACCTCGATCCCGAGAACGAGTCGATCCGCACCGCCTACAAGGAGTATCTGGGCAAAATCTTCCGGCTGTCGGGCGTTCCCGAGGCCGACATCGACAAGGCCGTCGCCGGCGTGCTGTCGATCGAAACGAAGCTGGCCGAGAAAAACTGGTCGAGCGTCGAACTGCGCAACATCCCCGCCATGTACAACCCCACGAAGAAGGCCGATTTCGAGAAGGCCTACGATGCCATCGACTGGGCCGAGTACTATAAGACAATGGGCATCGGCGATTTCGAGCAGATCATCGTGACGACCCCCTCGGCCCTGGCCAACGCCAACGAACTGATGAAAACCGCCCCGCTGGAGGACATCCGCTACTACCTCGCCGCACAGTACATCGGCGCAGCCGCCAGCTACTTGAGCGACGACTTCATCAACGCGTCGTTCGACTTCTTCGGCCGCGTGATGTCGGGCAAGCAGGAGCAGAAACCCCGCTGGAAGCGCGCCATGTCGGTGCCCAACGGAACCCTTTCGGAAGCCGTCGGCGAGATGTACGTGGCCAAGTACTTCCCCGAGAAGGACAAGGTCCGGATGCTCGACATGGTGAAGAACCTGCAAACGGCCCTCGGTCAGCACATCGCCGCCCTCGACTGGATGTCCGACGCCACAAAAGCCAAGGCGCAGGAGAAACTCGCGGCCTTCACCGTGAAGATCGGCTATCCCGACAAGTGGAAGGACTACACGACGCTGAAGATCGACCCTGCGAAGAGCTACTGGGAGAACATCGTCGAGGCCAACGCCTGGTATACGTCCGACAACATTTCGAAACTGGGCAAGCCCGTGGACAAGGACGAGTGGCACATGTCGCCCCAGACGGTGAACGCCTACTACAATCCCACGACCAACGAAATCTGCTTCCCGGCCGCCATTCTCCAGCCGCCGTTCTACAACCCCGACGCCGACGACGCGGTGAACTACGGCGCCATCGGCGTGGTGATCGGCCACGAGATGACCCACGGGTTCGACGACCAGGGCCGCAATTTCGACAAGGACGGCAACATGAACAACTGGTGGACCGACGAGGACGCCGCCGCGTTCAAGGCCAAGACGGACATTCTGGTCAAGCAGTTCGACGCGATCGAGGTTCTGCCCGCCAAGGAGGGACAGCCTGCGATCTTCGCCAACGGCGCATTGTCGCTCGGCGAGAACATCGCCGACCAGGGCGGCCTGCGCGTTGCCCGCACGGCCTACCGCAATTCGCTCGCAGGCAGGGAGGCTCCCGCCCCGATCGACGGATTCACTCCCGAGCAGCGTTTCTACCTGGGCTACGCCACGCTGTGGGCGCAGAACATCCGCGACGAGGAGATCGCCCGTCTCACCAAGCTCGACGTGCATTCGCTGGGCAAATGGCGCGTGAACGCCACGCTGCGCAACCTGCAGGATTTCTACGACGCCTTCTCGATCGCCGACGGACCGATGTTCCTGCCCGAACAGGATCGCGTAATCATCTGGTAA
- a CDS encoding phosphoglycerate kinase: MISIDNYDFKGKRAIIRVDFNVPLNEKGEVTDDTRIRAAIPTIKKVLAEGGSVILMSHMGRPKKNPDPKYSLEQIVPAVEKNLGTKVEFAGDCIGEKAAEMAKNLKPGQVMLLENLRFYAEEEGKPRGLAEDASKEEKDAAKKALKEGPQKEFVKKLASLADCYINDAFGTAHRKHASTYLIAKQFPNDKMFGYLMEKEVKAISSLMEAPAHPFCAIVGGSKVSSKIGVIKALIEKVDSIIIGGGMTYTFAAAQGGKVGGSICEPDMFPVALEILELAKKKGVQLVMSPDALIADAFSADANTKEAPANDIPDGWEGLDIGSEGKKVFREHILGCKTILWNGPVGVFEIDKFATGSKEVAQAIAEATKNGAYSLIGGGDSVACINKFGLADQVSYISTGGGALLEYIEFGDLPGVAAIRD; this comes from the coding sequence ATGATCTCGATCGACAACTACGATTTCAAAGGCAAGCGCGCGATCATCCGCGTGGATTTCAACGTGCCCCTCAACGAGAAGGGCGAAGTGACGGACGACACGCGCATCCGCGCCGCCATCCCCACCATCAAGAAGGTGCTCGCCGAGGGCGGCTCGGTGATCCTGATGTCGCACATGGGACGTCCCAAGAAGAATCCCGATCCCAAATACTCGCTCGAGCAGATCGTTCCCGCCGTCGAGAAAAACCTCGGCACGAAGGTTGAGTTCGCCGGCGACTGCATCGGTGAGAAGGCCGCCGAAATGGCCAAAAACCTCAAGCCCGGACAGGTTATGCTGCTGGAAAACCTGCGTTTCTACGCCGAGGAGGAGGGCAAGCCCCGCGGCCTGGCCGAAGACGCCTCGAAGGAGGAGAAGGACGCCGCCAAGAAGGCCCTGAAAGAGGGTCCGCAGAAGGAGTTCGTCAAGAAACTCGCTTCGCTGGCCGACTGCTATATCAACGACGCGTTCGGCACGGCCCACCGCAAGCACGCTTCGACCTACCTGATCGCCAAACAGTTCCCCAACGACAAGATGTTCGGCTACCTGATGGAGAAAGAGGTGAAGGCCATCTCCTCGCTGATGGAGGCCCCGGCCCATCCGTTCTGCGCCATCGTGGGCGGATCGAAGGTTTCGTCGAAGATTGGCGTGATCAAGGCGCTGATCGAGAAGGTCGATTCGATCATCATCGGCGGCGGCATGACCTACACCTTCGCGGCTGCGCAGGGCGGTAAGGTCGGCGGCTCGATCTGCGAACCCGACATGTTCCCCGTAGCGCTCGAGATCCTCGAGCTGGCCAAGAAGAAGGGCGTGCAGCTGGTCATGTCGCCCGACGCGCTGATCGCCGACGCATTCTCGGCAGACGCCAACACCAAGGAGGCGCCGGCCAACGACATTCCCGACGGATGGGAGGGTCTGGACATCGGCTCGGAGGGCAAAAAGGTCTTCCGCGAGCACATCCTGGGCTGCAAGACCATCCTCTGGAACGGCCCCGTGGGCGTGTTCGAGATCGACAAGTTCGCAACCGGCTCCAAGGAGGTGGCCCAGGCCATCGCCGAGGCTACGAAGAACGGCGCCTACTCGCTCATCGGCGGCGGCGACTCGGTAGCCTGCATCAACAAGTTCGGCCTGGCCGACCAGGTGTCGTACATCTCGACGGGCGGCGGCGCGCTGCTCGAATACATCGAATTCGGCGACCTGCCGGGCGTTGCGGCCATCCGCGACTAA
- a CDS encoding ABC transporter permease: MSNISIIIQREFNERVRKKSFIITTLLMPVLMIGLMAAPALIMQFSRGDEKVIAVIDDSGLVAPKLENDEEIRFETTELPTEEARKQLTDKFGVLYIGGDILKNPNNVRLYANSSSSLSLESNITGQIERILEAEKLKAYNIENLSQILDEVKTSVNMQTFRNDKSQEEDTQAQSSAVATGVGYVLGFILYMFLLIYGSMVMQSVIEEKNNRVLEVMVSSVRPFDLMMGKILGVASVAIVQVLLWGVLIAGVGALVMPHLMPEDVMASAQAMQQGMPDAASMSGMNPEMLQAVAAMTDLGYIVKIFVSLLLFVFGGYLLYSAMFAAVGSAVDNVQDASQLQMPITLPIILALLMMFVVIKDPNSQLAFWFSIIPFTSPIVMMARIPYDIPLWEVALSLVVLYASFVGMVWFAAKIYRVGIFMYGKKPSLKELFKWIRYKY, from the coding sequence ATGTCCAACATATCCATCATCATCCAGCGCGAGTTCAACGAGCGCGTACGTAAAAAATCCTTCATCATCACCACTTTGCTGATGCCCGTACTGATGATCGGGCTGATGGCCGCCCCGGCGCTCATCATGCAGTTCTCGCGGGGCGACGAGAAGGTCATCGCCGTCATCGACGACAGCGGGCTGGTGGCCCCGAAACTCGAAAACGACGAGGAGATCCGTTTCGAGACCACGGAACTCCCGACCGAGGAGGCCCGCAAGCAGTTGACCGACAAATTCGGCGTGCTCTACATCGGCGGCGACATCCTGAAAAACCCGAACAACGTCCGGCTCTACGCCAACTCGTCGTCGTCGCTCTCCCTCGAAAGCAACATCACGGGGCAGATCGAGCGCATCCTCGAAGCCGAGAAACTCAAGGCCTACAACATCGAAAACCTCTCGCAGATCCTCGACGAGGTGAAGACCTCGGTCAACATGCAGACCTTCCGCAACGACAAGTCGCAGGAGGAGGACACGCAGGCGCAGTCGTCGGCCGTGGCCACGGGCGTGGGTTACGTCCTGGGATTCATCCTCTACATGTTCCTGCTGATCTACGGCTCGATGGTCATGCAGTCGGTGATCGAGGAGAAGAACAACCGCGTGCTGGAGGTGATGGTCTCGTCGGTGCGCCCCTTCGACCTGATGATGGGCAAAATCCTCGGCGTGGCCTCGGTGGCTATCGTACAGGTGCTGCTCTGGGGCGTGCTGATCGCCGGCGTCGGAGCTTTGGTGATGCCCCATCTGATGCCCGAAGACGTGATGGCGAGCGCCCAGGCCATGCAGCAGGGCATGCCCGACGCGGCTTCGATGTCCGGCATGAACCCCGAGATGCTACAAGCCGTGGCCGCCATGACCGACCTGGGCTATATCGTCAAGATCTTCGTCAGTCTGCTGCTGTTCGTCTTCGGCGGCTACCTGCTCTACTCAGCGATGTTCGCCGCCGTGGGTTCGGCCGTGGACAACGTGCAGGACGCCTCGCAGCTGCAAATGCCCATCACGCTGCCGATCATCCTCGCGCTGTTGATGATGTTCGTCGTCATCAAGGACCCCAACTCGCAACTGGCCTTCTGGTTCTCGATCATTCCGTTCACCTCGCCGATCGTTATGATGGCACGCATCCCCTACGACATTCCGCTGTGGGAGGTCGCTCTCTCGCTCGTGGTGCTCTACGCCTCGTTCGTGGGCATGGTGTGGTTCGCGGCGAAGATCTACCGCGTGGGCATCTTCATGTACGGCAAGAAACCGTCGCTCAAGGAGCTGTTCAAGTGGATACGGTACAAGTACTGA
- a CDS encoding ABC transporter ATP-binding protein, producing MDLLTVEHVTKRYASHTALDDVSLAIPKGSVYGLLGPNGAGKTTLIRIINRITAPDAGRVLFGDREIAPDDIYRIGYLPEERGLYKKMKVGEQAVFFARLKGLSRREAVVRLKQWFVRFGIQEWWDKKVEELSKGMAQKVQFIVTILHEPELLIFDEPFSGFDPINANLLKDEILALRDKGATIIFSTHNMSSVEEICDHITLINKSRNILSGEVDEIRRRHGSNIFEVAYRGEEQTLRQAVAGRCEILDGTQEESVYRTLKLHVESDTDVRGVISAVNDAVELRSFREIIPSMNDIFIRAVNGSL from the coding sequence ATGGATTTACTCACAGTAGAACACGTCACCAAACGCTACGCTTCGCACACGGCGCTCGACGACGTATCGCTCGCCATCCCCAAAGGTTCGGTCTACGGACTGCTCGGACCCAACGGAGCCGGCAAGACGACCCTGATCCGCATCATCAACCGCATCACGGCGCCCGACGCGGGCCGCGTGCTGTTCGGCGACCGGGAGATCGCTCCCGACGACATCTACCGCATCGGCTATCTGCCCGAGGAACGGGGTCTCTACAAGAAGATGAAGGTCGGCGAACAGGCCGTCTTCTTCGCCCGTCTCAAGGGCCTTTCGCGCCGCGAAGCCGTCGTGCGGCTGAAGCAGTGGTTCGTCCGGTTCGGCATCCAGGAGTGGTGGGACAAGAAAGTGGAGGAACTTTCGAAAGGCATGGCCCAGAAGGTGCAGTTCATCGTCACGATCCTGCACGAACCCGAGCTGCTGATCTTCGACGAGCCGTTCTCGGGCTTCGACCCGATCAACGCCAATCTGCTGAAAGACGAAATCCTGGCGCTGCGCGACAAGGGCGCGACGATCATCTTCTCGACGCACAACATGTCTTCGGTGGAGGAGATCTGCGACCACATCACGCTGATCAACAAATCGCGCAACATCCTCTCGGGCGAGGTCGACGAAATCCGCCGCCGCCACGGCTCCAACATCTTCGAAGTGGCCTACCGCGGCGAGGAGCAGACCCTGCGGCAGGCCGTCGCGGGCCGCTGCGAAATCCTCGACGGCACGCAGGAGGAGTCGGTCTACCGGACGCTCAAGCTCCACGTCGAGAGCGACACCGACGTGCGCGGGGTCATCAGCGCGGTCAACGACGCCGTCGAACTGCGTTCGTTCCGCGAGATCATCCCCTCGATGAACGACATTTTCATCAGAGCCGTGAACGGCTCGTTATGA
- a CDS encoding glycerophosphodiester phosphodiesterase family protein: protein MKKLLILFACLPLLGACTQTEPVSGNRAAAIVAEIHNPRSKNVVVASHRGDWRNYPENSIAAIESVIGMGVDIMELDLKLTKDSVLVLCHDRTIDRTTSGKGRVCDITYDSIRRCVLKTGHGVKTTHRMPTLREALEVCKDRIVVNVDQGYEYYDLVLAVTEELGVTDQILIKGKRSTDAVAAKFAEHPRNMMYMPIIDILKPQGRALFAEYQEKGIAPLAYEVCWNKYTPEVKECMDKVVAGGSKLWVNSLWASLCGGLDDDAAFGGDPAEVYGKLVDMGATMIQTDRPELLISYLRSRGLHN, encoded by the coding sequence ATGAAAAAACTGCTGATCCTTTTCGCCTGCCTTCCCCTGCTCGGGGCCTGCACGCAAACCGAACCGGTTTCCGGAAACCGCGCTGCGGCGATCGTCGCCGAAATCCACAACCCCCGCTCCAAAAACGTCGTCGTGGCTTCGCACCGGGGCGACTGGCGCAACTACCCCGAGAACTCGATCGCCGCCATCGAATCGGTGATCGGCATGGGCGTGGACATCATGGAGCTGGACCTGAAACTCACGAAGGACAGTGTGCTGGTGCTTTGCCACGACCGGACGATCGACCGCACGACTTCGGGCAAGGGCCGCGTCTGCGACATCACCTACGACTCGATCCGGCGGTGCGTGCTGAAGACGGGCCACGGCGTGAAGACGACGCACCGTATGCCGACGCTCCGCGAGGCGCTGGAGGTGTGCAAGGACCGGATCGTGGTCAATGTCGACCAGGGTTACGAGTACTACGACCTGGTGCTGGCCGTCACGGAGGAGCTGGGCGTCACGGACCAGATTCTGATCAAGGGCAAGCGCAGCACGGATGCCGTGGCCGCGAAGTTCGCCGAGCATCCGCGCAACATGATGTACATGCCGATCATCGACATCCTCAAGCCGCAGGGCAGGGCGCTTTTCGCCGAGTATCAGGAAAAGGGCATCGCGCCGCTTGCCTACGAGGTCTGCTGGAACAAATACACCCCCGAGGTGAAGGAGTGCATGGACAAGGTCGTGGCGGGCGGCTCGAAACTGTGGGTCAACTCGCTCTGGGCCTCGCTCTGCGGCGGGCTGGACGACGATGCGGCCTTCGGCGGAGACCCGGCGGAAGTCTACGGGAAGCTGGTCGACATGGGGGCCACGATGATCCAGACGGACCGTCCCGAACTGCTGATATCCTACCTCCGCTCGCGCGGGCTGCATAATTAA